The Accipiter gentilis chromosome Z, bAccGen1.1, whole genome shotgun sequence DNA window CCAGCGCCCGCCTCCCCGCAGGGTCTGACATGTGTCCCAACGGGTGTCCTCAGGAAGGGTCCTCAGGGTTTTCTCCGGCTTCTTTCCCAGGCTTGGTCTCGGCCGTTTCCGGCCGTCTGGCGCTGGCGCTGGTGTCCCTTCAGGCATACCTCAGCACCTGCGCCTCCACTGTGTGAGTACAGCACGTGTCCGACGTGGACACGGAGCGGGGTGCCGGTGGGTCAAGGGGAGGCTGGTGGTGCTCCAGACCGGGAGAGCGCGGCTCCTGCTGGCAGCAGGTCAGGTGCTGCCCGCACTGGGGCAGCTGCTTGGAGAGCAACGAGAGCAGAATCCCGTGGCAGCCCCACTCGGCGCGCGCGTCAGCGGCCGAAACCTCGGCCGCCAGGGAGGTAACTTGCGCACAGCGGAGTGTTCAGGGTCAGGGCCGAGCCTCTGCAGCAGAAGGCTTTGCCGTGGCCTTGACCAGCCTCTGGTGGCTGGGGGAAAGGGGGTGGACCCATGGGGGCGGTGGAAGAAGAGCAGTAAGTGCCTGCTGCTCCGCCTAGTGCGGTGGAAACACCCCAAAACAAGAGGTGTTTCATCTCAAGTGCAACCAGGTCTGCCGCCTTAGCGAAAGGGAAGGCGAGCGCACAGCAGAGACCGCCCGAGAGCGGCTTTCCCTGGGCAGGTCTGCTTACTGCCCCAGGTCGTTTTAACTGTGTGTCTGAGGGCGATCTCGGAGCGCGCTTTTTGACAAGCTCTGCCTGCCGTGTTGAAGGGTGCCGACAGAAACCGTGCTCCTCTGGAAGGGGGCTGGCCTGTCAGCTTTCTGTCAGCAGCTGACCTCCAGAATTGGAGCTTCTCAGCTTGCAAGTGAAAACGCCTCCCTACAGGGAGGGGTCTGCCCCAGCCCCTGAGCACTGGTAACGCCAGGACGCCCTCTTTTTCAGGAAGAAGATCACCCAGAAGAGGAGCGGGCTCTTTATGATCCTGTGCCTCATCTTCGTAGCCGCTCTCGGTGAGTGTTCACCGGCTGCTCATGGTAGCACGGAGGTGCGGGATGCAAGCTTCGGTGTGAGGGAGAGGTGCTGGAATGCCCGTGGGCACCTTCCAGCCACCCACTTCTGCAGCTCAGGAGCTCCGTCCACGCTGGAGGAAGCAGAAACGGTGACAGGCAGGGCCAGAGCTGGGCATTGCTTGGGAAGCTCCTTGGTGGTGCCAtgcagggcagggatggagagGTGTCTCTCTCGCAGCCTGTGGAGCCAGGTGTTGGTGCTCACGGCAGCAGGGAGCGAACCTCTCGGCAAACCTCTTGCCTCCCTGGTGTGGGAGGAGACTGCGGGACTACGGGGGTCGTTAGAAGCGCTGGTAACGTAACTCTCTCTCTCTCGGTGATGTGAATTACAGCTGGGGCCTACTGCGGGACCTCGCTGCCCGTGAGGGTGCTGTGGGCAAAGGAGGTGCCACAGGTCAGTGACTGTTGTTGCGGGACAGGAAAGTCCCACAGAGGAGCCCTGCTGACGGTGGTTTGGTAAATGGCCGAATCCTCCGTCTCCAGGCTGCGACCCAAAGAAGCGGCAGCAGCTTCTGCTGGGCCTTGGTAGAGCCACCGGCTCTGGGGAGCCCCGGCAGCTCTGGGACTCAAGCGGAGAGCCTTTCCCTTTcaggtgctgctggagcagcctgtgggCCAGCTGAAGGCCATGTGGTAAGAGCCCTCTCCCGGCCCACAGCTTATTTGGTGGGGTAGCAGGAGCCGGCCTTGTGCTGTTTGCGCTCCCGTGCGTAGTGGCCAGGCCTCgtgcctttctctctcttcacCTTTTGCTGAAGCTGGAGCTGAAGGGAAGCACTCGCgaagcagggaaagggaaaggaaagaaaggaaagggggcTCGAGCACCCGTGCCTCTGCTCGTCTCCGAGCTTGCAGGCTCTGGGAGGGGCTGAGCAGCTCCCTGACAAGATCTGCTTTCCCGGCATTCTGCAGGAACGCGGTTGCTCTGCTGAAGGAACAACACCAGGAGGTGCAAGAGCTGAGGAAGGAGGTGGCGTGCCTGGTTGCACAGATGAGCCGTGTGAAGAAGGTGATCCTGCGCTTTGGGCAAGAGGGCTGGGACAAGCAGGGCCACGCACAGGGTGCTTTCCTGGGGCTGCTAGCGGGGTTCTCCTGCTcactccacaccccccccaccccccttaccGGGGGTTGGTGGTTGAGCTTCTCCGCTACAAAGCCCCTTCCTCTGGCCAAGTTTAACTGGGCCACGTCCGGCAGGGGAGGCCTGCCGAAATCCTTCTCCCAGTGCGCTGGGGCCTCTGGTAGTTCTGGCTTGGCCTCGGAGAGCAGTGAGACACAAATGCCCTCCCAGGAGCATCTGGCcctggcagggctgagcctgtCTCCAGGCTGAGATGGGCAGCGTGGAGGTGGAGACGAGGCTGCGGGGCCCAGACCCACGCCCGCACTGTGGCCGTGGACGCGAACGCTCTTGCCGAGCCCTCACTCTTCTCATCAGAAGGCTTTGAGCCTGGCAGCTGTTTGGACAAGGCTTGTCCTGTGCTTTCTGACACGGGCTCCTTCCTTTGCTCTGGGCCGTGCAGGACTCCGTGGTCACGCTGAACGGCCTGCTGATGTGGTCATCCTCCGTGTCCATTTCTGTCGTTCCCAGGAACTTGAGGACATGAGAACGGCAATGTCTGCGATGCCTTTGGAAGAGAACGTCCAGATGTCTGCCTGGGCTCTGAAAAGCACAGGTATGGATGCGGACAGGCAGGTCTTGTTGCGCTGGGCTCCTGCTTGGCACGCCCCAGAGGAGGCCGAGCTGCAGACTCTGCTCTCTGAGGTCGGGGGAGGTGAGATGGAGTCACAGGGCCCGACCGCGTGCCTGTGGCGGAGCGGGTCCCTTGGGCTCACCCTCGGGCCCCACGCAGGTGCCCCTGCCAGCACTTTGCCCTCTCCGCTGAGCTTTCCTGCAGACTGAAAGCGAGTGGTCGGGTCGTCCTTTGCTCTCCATGCAGCAGGGCCCCAGCTTGGGCCCCCTGCCCTTCCGTGGGGGCTTGCAGTCTCCCAGCCCCCGCAGGCCTTCTCTTTGTGCAGCTGTGAGAGAGACTGGGCTGTCACTGGGCACGGGGGTCCCCTCCTTGCCTGCGTCACCCCCCAAGGGCACGGGGCTGGGCACGGGACTGGCAGGCAGCCTTAGAAATACCCTACAGCCACTGAGCCCTCCGAGCCTGGGGCCTCTGAGAGtcagctgctctcttctcccttcagggGTCACCATCGACCTGCAGACATCACCCAGGAGCTATGCATGGCCCTGCAGCGTGTTCTGGTTCCTTTGTGATCTGAACCGTCCGAATACTTTTGTGCAGGTATGGTAGCAGAAATCATCAGTGCTGGTTTTATTCCCCCTGGTAAGGATGAGGGCAAGCCCCGGGGCATCTCCCCTCAGGCCAGTGGTATTGCTGAAGCCCGTGGCCCTGGTCAGGTGCCAGACACCTGGGGCCTCACACGGGGCTCGGCTCGCTAGAAACCAGCagcttcccccaggagctgggctgagctgagctgagctgcgtCCTGCCCACCGTCCCTGGCCACCGCTGGGTGAAGGAGCTTCTCTGATCGGGGCGATCGGGATGAGGGGaccgagtgcaccctcagcaagcttgcagacgaccccaagttgggcgggagggttggtctgctcgagggtaggaaggctccacagagggatctgggcaggctggatcgatgggctgaggccaagcGTACGAGgctcaacaaggctcagtgccgcTTCCTGGACTTGGCTCCAACAGCATCCCGGCTTCTATcagcaatagtgtggccagcaggactagggaagcgcTCATCCCTTAGTACTCggcaccggtgaggccgcaccttgagtgccgtgttcggttttgggcccctcgctacaagaaagacactgggGTGCCGGAGCGCATCCAAAGCAGAGCAGCGAAGCTGGCGAAGGGTCTAGAGAGccagtcctgtgaggagcagccgAAAGGACTGGGATTGTGTAGCCTgcggaggaggaggctgaggggagaccttatcgctctctacaactacctgaaaggagggtgtagcgaggtgggtgtcggtctcttctcccaaggagcaagcgataggacgagaggaaacggctcaagggaggtttagattggctgttaggaaaaatgtcttcaccgaaagggttgtcaggcatcggaacaggctgcccagggaaggggtggagcgaccatccctggagatgttcaaaagacgtgtagacgtggcacttagggacacgggCTGTTggcagacttggcagtgttagctttacggttggactcgatgatcttaagggtctcctccaacctaaatgattctacgattctatcaTTCTCCTTCGCGACCCCAGTTGGCTCCCCCGGCTCCGTTAGATGGGGCGAGGAGGGGGTAGGGGAAgatgcagagctgctgggcaAAGAGCGAGCCTTCTTCACAGGCCTGACTCAGGTGCGGGGTATCAGATGTTTCATGATGGATATTCTCCTCTCCCGGGGAATTCAGTGAGCCCTCTCTCCCTGGCCGGGAAGACGTCCGGGCACGCCTGTCCATTTCCCAACACGCCACTCATTTCGAGCACAAATACAGCCCGCAGGCGCCGTGCCTCCGGTGCTTCTGGCCGCGCTGGTAGCAGCGCGGGCCATGTCGCGCCCTCACCAACCGTTGCCGTTGccctctgctttcagctggaCGTTTCCCCGGGATACTGCTGGCTTTTCCAAgcgtctcagagccagctggtcATGAAGTTGCCCGCGCGAGTCCAACCAACCGCGATCACTGTGCAGCACCCCTTGAAGGAGTCCTCTGTGCTCGGGGACATCAGCAGCGCCCCCCGAGATTTCACCGTCTCTGTAAGTCTCTGCCAGGCACTTGGGGCTGGGACCGAGTGCTGGGGAAAAGCTGTACGGGGGACTTGCTAGTCTGTGCGCATCTGCTGAGCATCAGGTGCTGGTCTCTCCCGAGCACTGCTGTGCCCTGAGGGGACATTTCAGGGGAGGTGCAGGGTGGTGTCATCCCATCTTAAGACCTGCCCAGTGCGTTTTGGCCCAACAGCTCAGCTCCACTGCATGCTGTGCCAGACTGCGCTGGTGCCGCAGGAGAGGGGGCGGGTCGTGGGCCCAGGTCCGGCACGCGTGTTCTCTCACGGCTGGCTTGGGCCTTACCTGCTCCCCTGTGCTTTCTCTCCGAGGGAGTGgatgaggaaggagaagaggaaactcTGCTCGGGACGTTCAGCTACGACATAGAGAAAGAGCCGACCCAGACCTTCCCTCTGCAGGTACGGGAAGTGTGTGCGGGCAAGAGGCCAGGGCAGAAACGTGGGTTTGCCAGCAAGTCAGTGGCAGAAGGAGCGTGGACGGTCCTTGCCGGGGCAGGGGCCCAACCCTGGCCGAGAGAGACGTGGCAGGCTTTGGAGGGCTGAGCAGCACCCGGCAAGGGCAGCAAAAGTAGAGCGAGACGCGGGTTGGCCCCGCGGCTGTGCGGGTGCCCGGAactccctgcctgtgcctgctgctcctggcagagCCAGCCATGGCCTTGCCAACCCACGTGTGCTGTGCGCTGCCCTGGAACGCGAGTGTCGGGTGGCGACAGCCAACAGGCAGCACCGTGGGGATGCCCCGCACCCAGCTGCAGGGTGGCCGGCATCCCTGGGCCTGGGCTTTGCTGGGGAGGCaggtggaggagctgctgggtgctgccacATGCCATGCGCCGGAGCTGCCCCCTCGCCAGGGCAAATCCCTGGccctgcccttgctgctgccctggggagggagTGCGTGGGACCAGCGCCCGCCTCCCCGCAGGGTCTGACATGTGTCCCAACGGGTGTCCTCAGGAAGGGTCCTCAGGGTTTTCCCCGGCCACTCTGCTGGCACAGAGGCCGCAGCGAAGGGAGGGGGTGGCGGGTCAGGGCCCGAGCCCGAGCTCGAGCTGGGCAGGCGGTGGCAGGGAGGACACCCAACGCCTTGCCCCAGCAGCAGGACTTCCCCCAGGTTCCATTTCCCCCCGGGCCAGAAAGCCTCTGGTTTGTAGAGCGGCCCAGCCCGCTCTCTGAGGTCGGGCGTTTGCTCTGCAGAGGACAGGGGTcctgggtgggagaagggaaggagagagaaactgtCCCCTCGGCCAGGGCGGGAGCTGCGCCTCCCGGAGCAAgggccaggctggcagagggAGACGTGCGGGGCCTCCCGCCGCTCCTTACGCTCCAGGAATGATGTGTCTTTTTGCcctgttttctttgcagaatgaGCTTCCCAGAGCCTTTCAGTCTATCAGGCTTGTCGTACACAGCACCTGGGGAAAGTCACGCTACACCTGCATTTCTCAAGTGCAGGTTCATGGGAATATAATGGGAAGGAACGCCATCGGCCAGGCATGAGACGACCttctactgtaaaataaaaaatgaaaaaaacgaGAAAAAATCCCCGGAGCAGAGGAGTGCGGCTGTTAGTCTGGAGGAGAGCGATGTCCTTCCGCGGGCCCTCTCAAAGGCCACACGGGGTCTAGACATAGCGGGGAACCTGGGTGGGCCTGAGAGGTGTGCGGAGATCTGGGCGAGGGGGGTGTCCATGAGGAATTCCATGCACAACCAGGGAGAAGCTTCTCTGATTGTTTGAGAGGCACACCAAGCTGCTCGGCTTGGTTGTGTCTGGCACGGTGGGCTGGTTTTGCCCATTGCCGAGGCGGCTGGATCTGGCTGTCACCGGCTCAGGGCAGTGTCCGCCAGGCATCTGATCCGTGCGCACTGGTGTGGCAGCCCCACGTAGGACCCTCCGCCGAGGAGCAGCCAGCCCTCCGGGGGGATCCTAGCTcagccctccccgctccctccgcCATGCCTGTGGTGCCTCCCCAGGCAcagccctctgtcctgccagGGACAGAGGCACCCCTGATGCTCCGGCCTAGCCACGGAGGCCTTGCGGAAGGGCACAGGCATGCGAAGGGCTGCGCAACGTGCGATGGCCTGGGAGCAGCCACCAGGGGAGTGCACATGCCTGGGCACGGGGCACCGGTGCCTCCTGGCAGCTGGAAGCAACCAGGGAAGCCACGACAGGAGGGCTCTGGAGGTGCCCAGGGTCCCCCGGGGCCCTCAGGGGCGGTGGGGGTCCCAGATAGGGGCAGCTGGGCAACCTCTGGGAGCCTCTGGGAACCTGTGGGATCCAGAGAAGGGGCCAGGACAGCCACGGGGAGCTGGTGGCAACACGGGGGCACCTGGCAGGCACGAGGGCTGTTGGGTGGTGCTGGTGGAATCACCCAAGGGACAAAGTGCCTTGGCACAGGTGGCACAGCTCCCCCTGATGGCCTGTGGACCCAGACACGTAGGGATGGGGGGCAGCCAGCGCCAGACCTGTCCATCGCTTGAGAAGTAGAGCCCAGCTGAAGTGGGGCTTGTCCGGGGCACTGTGCGGAGGGGGCGGGTGGAGGGGTCTTCCCCCAGCCCGTGGAGCCCGGTGTTGGTGCTCACCgcagaagggaggggaaatgggGAGTAGCTGTGGGGGCCTGAGCACCATGGCAGGATCTCTTGGTGACGGGAATTACAGCTGGTGCCTACCAGCTGGCTACTCGGACTTCTCCTGCCTGGACAGCTCCGCCAGCAGCTCTCTATGGGGCCGCTTCAGTGCTACCAGCTGCTCGTCTCTAGCGAGGGGCCTCCTTTTTGCGCTGAGCACCGGCTAACGTCCCTCttggcagcccaccgctccaccaAGAAACATCACTTGGACTTCCCTGGCCGTCCTGGTCTCCAGGGGCTCTGCTCGGAGCCCATGgcaagaagagaagaggagaaaacttgTGCGTCGGGCATACGAACACTTTAATAAGcgaaggaaagaggggaaaaaaaacaaggcaTGCCACAGCTGTCACTCAACACCTTGCGCAGGCaggctgatgcccagccagtctccaagcaacGGCTACTTTGCAAAGACCAGAGCCCCCGTCTTTATCGCTGAGCACGACGTTACATGgcatggaatagccctttggtcagttggggtcggctgtccggGCTCCGTCCCCTCCCAggctcttgcccacccccagcctcttTGCTCGAGGGGACAGAGCGAGAGACAGAGACAGCTCGATGCTCTGTAAGCATCATTCAGCAGTAGCTGAAACAATGGTGCGTCATCAACGCTCTTTCAGCCACCGATGCGAACCACGGCACTGTACGGGCTGCTAGGAGGAAAGTCAACTCCCGCGCAGGCAGACCCAGTATGGGGGGACGGCCATTAAGGCAGGGTCAGCATggctgggaaaaaaccctctgccTTACACAGAGGCACCGTTCCACCTCCACCAGCACAACGGAATGCTTcgtttcccttcttctctgcAGAAGAGAAGACTCAAAGAGCAGAAACACCGCCTGAAGCGGCTGTTGGATCAGGCAGGAGCAAAAACCCTCATCCACCCTCCGTTTCTGTTTCCCCGGGGCTCTCTAGGAGTGCTGAGCCCTGCCCAGGGGATGCAACGTGCGGCACCCAGCACAGGGCCCAACAAGGCTCGGGGGCTCGGATGCACTGGCTCCCGGGGGAGCTCCTGGGGGAGCCCGCTACCCACACCCCAGCACTCCCCGGGGCAGGGCCCGGGCTGGCTGCGGATGGGCTGCGCCAGGAAAACTGCAGGGTCTCTCCCCGTCTCCTGCCCCCTCGTGGCCCCATCTGTGATGTCACAGCCATGACCTCACGCCATGCGGGCCCAGGCCTCTGTGAGATCAGGGCCTTGCTCAGCCACGTGGCACCCCGGGCCACGACTGCCTGGCTGGAAGCAGCTCACCCTGTCCTGGTGGCTGTGTGCCTGTGGCAGGAGCGCTTCTGCCAGGGATCGGTTTGGAGCTTTTGCCTGAGCGGCCGTGCCCTGGGCAGGCAAAACTCCTGGGGCTGAAGGAGAGGCTGTAAGATTGCTGGAGAGCTTGCTTTCTCCCCAACATGAGGCGGAGAAAGGCTCCCCAGAAATCACAAGGGGCACCGAGAGCCCTgtcaggcaggagagctggcagcgaCTCGGAGAATGAGTACGTGTATGGGGGGTTTGTTCCTCCTGGGGGCCTCATCTAGGGGGTAGCACAGGCAGAGCCTAATGCGGGGCTGGCGGGGGATGCGGCGGGGAAGCTGACAAGGACTATGTGCAGAGCAGCAGCCGTGGGTCTTGGGAAACTCGCTGAAAGCCCCTCCGGCCCCCTGGGGTGAacccctgcagtgctgctgctggcgcCGGCTGGGGGTCCTGGCCAGGGGGCTCGGGGtatccctgctgctctcctgcaccaGCCATCTCTGGGGGCTGCCGCTGCAGGCACTCTGCAGGTGCATCTGGGCAGCCTCTGGCAGAGCCGTGGGAGAGCTCAGCCCTCTCCTCGCCGGGTCTCTGCCGGGGAGAGCAGCCACGGGGTGTTTCGGGAAGGGCTCTGGCCCTTGAGCTGCAGGGGCCTCAGGAAGAGGTGGGGGGCTTTGGAGGAGGGCGGCCTGCACCCTCTCCCCGAATGACACGGGGCTGCTGGGATGCCCGCCCAAGGGCAGGTTGGTGCAGCAGGGCCCggtgggcagaggaggagagggtggAAGCGGCTCTGACGCCTTGCTGCAGCTTCCCTTTCCCACCACGGCCGGGCTGTCTCCTGGGAGCCTTCCCAAGGGCTGTCTTCCAGCCAGGAGCTCTGCGCGGGCAGCTCCCGCCAGCGTCGCATCGCGTTGCGTCgcattgcattgcattgcatCACACGGCACGGAGGCAGCGCCCAACAGGGCtctgtctttttccttccccaggttCACTTATTCTCAGGAGGCCCAGGTCATGACCCAGCAAGGGCCTGCATGCTGCAGGGACAGCTCTCAAGAGAATGAGAGTAAGTTCAATGCTGCTTCGCTCCGCAAAGTCCTCTGGGATGCGCCCACAATGCTCCTCTGCACCAGAGCTGGAGGAGATGGCGCCGGCACAACTGCACGGGAGGGGGGACGGCAGGctgccctgctctgggcaggACTCTGCCCGGCAAGTTTTTGCTGGGAGCTTGAATCAAAAGGGGAGGGCAAGCGCTCGCAGGCTGCTGGCACCTGACCACAGGGCAGACAGCTTCCTCGCGAAAGGCGCCTGAGAGCCTCCTGTTCCCTCCTGCCCGCCCCAGGGACACCAGGGGCTGGGGTCAAACGAGCCAGCGAGGGGTGAGGAGAAGAGGCTGCCTGCCGCCCCATGTTTGGGGCCGGGCCTGACAGCCCTGCAGAGCCAGCGTCATCCTGCTCTGAGGAAAGCCTGGGGCCGTCTCAGCTATGTCACCACGACAGAGCTGGCTACCATGTCCACGTCTTTGGGGGATCCTCTAGCAACCATGGGGTACACCCGTATGGTGGGAGCCCAGAGGCCAGAGCCTCGTGCCGCCCTACTTCCCCGGACGAGCCGTCAGTGCCGTGCCTGCAAGGGGATCCTGCACAGCCCTCAGTCCTTTCCTCCCAGGGTGCACGCAGCTGCCCCCTCGCCAGGGCAAATCCCTGGccctgcccttgctgctgccctggggagggagTGCGTGGGACCAGCGCCCGCCTCCCCGCAGGGTCTGACATGTGTCCCAACGGGTGTCCTCAGGAAGGGTCCTCAGGGTTTTCTCCGGCTTCTTTCCCAGGCTTGGTCTCGGCCGTTTCCGGCCGTCTGGCGCTGGCGCTGGTGTCCCTTCAGGCATACCTCAGCACCTGCGCCTCCACTGTGTGAGTACAGCACGTGTCCGACGTGGACACGGAGCGGGGTGCCGGTGGGTCAAGGGGAGGCTGGTGGTGCTCCAGACCGGGAGAGCGCGGCTCCTGCTGGCAGCAGGTCAGGTGCTGCCCGCACTGGGGCAGCTGCTTGGAGAGCAACGAGAGCAGAATCCCGTGGCAGCCCCACTCGGCGCGCGCGTCAGCGGCCGAAACCTCGGCCGCCAGGGAGGTAACTTGCGCACAGCGGAGTGTTCAGGGTCAGGGCCGAGCCTCTGCAGCAGAAGGCTTTGCCGTGGCCTTGACCAGCCTCTGGTGGCTGGGGGAAAGGGGGTGGACCCATGGGGGCGGTGGAAGAAGAGCAGTAAGTGCCTGCTGCTCCGCCTAGTGCGGTGGAAACACCCCAAAACAAGAGGTGTTTCATCTCAAGTGCAACCAGGTCTGCCGCCTTAGCGAAAGGGAAGGCGAGCGCACAGCAGAGACCGCCCGAGAGCGGCTTTCCCTGGGCAGGTCTGCTTACTGCCCCAGGTCGTTTTAACTGTGTGTCTGAGGGCGATCTCGGAGCGCGCTTTTTGACAAGCTCTGCCTGCCGTGTTGAAGGGTGCCGACAGAAACCGTGCTCCTCTGGAAGGGGGCTGGCCTGTCAGCTTTCTGTCAGCAGCTGACCTCCAGAATTGGAGCTTCTCAGCTTGCAAGTGAAAACGCCTCCCTACAGGGAGGGGTCTGCCCCAGCCCCTGAGCACTGGTAACGCCAGGACGCCCTCTTCTTCAGGAAGAAGATCACCCAGAAGAGGAGCGGGCTCTTTATGATCCTGTGCCTCATCTTCGTAGCCGCTCTCGGTGAGTGTTCACCGGCTGCTCATGGTAGCACGGAGGTGCGGGATGCAAGCTTCGGTGTGAGGGAGAGGTGCTGGAATGCCCGTGGGCACCTTCCAGCCACCCACTTCTGCAGCTCAGGAGCTCCGTCCACGCTGGAGGAAGCAGAAACGGTGACAGGCAGGGCCAGAGCTGGGCATTGCTTGGGAAGCTCCTTGGTGGTGCCAtgcagggcagggatggagagGTGTCTCTCTCGCAGCCTGTGGAGCCAGGTGTTGGTGCTCACGGCAGCAGGGAGCGAACCTCTCGGCAAACCTCTTGCCTCCCTGGTGTGGGAGGAGACTGCGGGACTACGGGGGTCGTTAGAAGCGCTGGTAACGTAACTCTCTCTCTCTCGGTGATGTGAATTACAGCTGGGGCCTACTGCGGGACCTCGCTGCCCGTGAGGGTGCTGTGGGCAAAGGAGGTGCCACAGGTCAGTGACTGTTGTTGCGGGACAGGAAAGTCCCACAGAGGAGCCCTGCTGACGGTGGTTTGGTAAATGGCCGAATCCTCCGTCTCCAGGCTGCGACCCAAAGAAGCGGCAGCAGCTTCTGCTGGGCCTTGGTAGAGCCACCGGCTCTGGGGAGCCCCGGCAGCTCTGGGACTCAAGCGGAGAGCCTTTCCCTTTcaggtgctgctggagcagcctgtgggCCAGCTGAAGGCCATGTGGTAAGAGCCCTCTCCCGGCCCACAGCTTATTTGGTGGGGTAGCAGGAGCCGGCCTTGTGCTGTTTGCGCTCCCGTGCGTAGTGGCCAGGCCTCgtgcctttctctctcttcacCTTTTGCTGAAGCTGGAGCTGAAGGGAAGCACTCGCgaagcagggaaagggaaaggaaagaaaggaaagggggcTCGAGCACCCGTGCCTCTGCTCGTCTCCGAGCTTGCAGGCTCTGGGAGGGGCTGAGCAGCTCCCTGACAAGATCTGCTTTCCCGGCATTCTGCAGGAACGCGGTTGCTCTGCTGAAGGAACAACACCAGGAGGTGCAAGAGCTGAGGAAGGAGGTGGCGTGCCTGGTTGCACAGATGAGCCGTGTGAAGAAGGTGATCCTGCGCTTTGGGCAAGAGGGCTGGGACAAGCAGGGCCACGCACAGGGTGCTTTCCTGGGGCTGCTAGCGGGGTTCTCCTGCTcactccacaccccccccaccccccttaccGGGGGTTGGTGGTTGAGCTTCTCCGCTACAAAGCCCCTTCCTCTGGCCAAGTTTAACTGGGCCACGTCCGGCAGGGGAGGCCTGCCGAAATCCTTCTCCCAGTGCGCTGGGGCCTCTGGTAGTTCTGGCTTGGCCTCGGAGAGCAGTGAGACACAAATGCCCTCCCAGGAGCATCTGGCcctggcagggctgagcctgtCTCCAGGCTGAGATGGGCAGCGTGGAGGTGGAGACGAGGCTGCGGGGCCCAGACCCACGCCCGCACTGTGGCCGTGGACGCGAACGCTCTTGCCGAGCCCTCACTCTTCTCATCAGAAGGCTTTGAGCCTGGCAGCTGTTTGGACAAGGCTTGTCCTGTGCTTTCTGACACGGGCTCCTTCCTTTGCTCTGGGCCGTGCAGGACTCCGTGGTCACGCTGAACGGCCTGCTGATGTGGTCATCCTCCGTGTCCATTTCTGTCGTTCCCAGGAACTTGAGGACATGAGAACGGCAATGTCTGCGATGCCTTTGGAAGAGAACGTCCAGATGTCTGCCTGGGCTCTGAAAAGCACAGGTATGGATGCGGACAGGCAGGTCTTGTTGCGCTGGGCTCCTGCTTGGCACGCCCCAGAGGAGGCCGAG harbors:
- the LOC126035806 gene encoding sperm-associated antigen 4 protein-like isoform X2, with amino-acid sequence MWNAVALLKEQHQEVQELRKEVACLVAQMSRVKKELEDMRTAMSAMPLEENVQMSAWALKSTGVTIDLQTSPRSYAWPCSVFWFLCDLNRPNTFVQLDVSPGYCWLFQASQSQLVMKLPARVQPTAITVQHPLKESSVLGDISSAPRDFTVSVSLCQALGAGTECWGKAVRGTC
- the LOC126035806 gene encoding uncharacterized protein LOC126035806 isoform X1 is translated as MQQGPSLGPLPFRGGLQSPSPRRPSLCAAVRETGLSLGTGVPSLPASPPKGTGLGTGLAGSLRNTLQPLSPPSLGPLRVSCSLLPSGVTIDLQTSPRSYAWPCSVFWFLCDLNRPNTFVQLDVSPGYCWLFQASQSQLVMKLPARVQPTAITVQHPLKESSVLGDISSAPRDFTVSVSLCQALGAGTECWGKAVRGTC